The following proteins are co-located in the Fluviicola sp. genome:
- a CDS encoding FAD-linked oxidase C-terminal domain-containing protein: protein MTQGLEERHLLFFKNLLTDRVHTGPAIDEKYASDHTEDFVFYPSVVVKPETVEEVSAIMKYCYEQDLIVTPSGARTGLSGGALANYGGVLLSMERMDKILHIDEKNHQVITEPGIVTEELQNAVKAVGLFYPPDPASKGSCFIGGNIAENSGGPKAVKYGVTKDWVLNLEVVLPNGDILWTGANVIKNATGYNLTQLIVGSEGTLAVVTKIVLRLIPHPTHNLLLLVPFRSGVEACEAVGKIFMAGIIPSGLEYMDRDAIIFTTPYVDDAPNLLKDDHDAHLLIELDGFNPDILMQECEKIMELVEQFDIDEILFAETEAQKESLWRLRRKIGECVKTHSVYKEEDTVVPRNELPKLLKKVKELEQKYGFKSVCYGHAGDGNLHVNIIKDNLDDNAWNNQLPVAIRELFTEVVRLGGTISGEHGIGLVQTPYMDLAFSETGLDLMRAIKQVFDPKNLLNPGKVLPPKR from the coding sequence ATGACACAGGGCTTAGAGGAAAGACACCTCCTTTTTTTTAAAAATCTGCTCACAGACCGCGTTCACACCGGCCCGGCAATCGATGAAAAATATGCTTCCGATCACACCGAAGACTTTGTGTTCTATCCGTCAGTGGTAGTAAAACCTGAAACGGTTGAAGAAGTTTCTGCTATTATGAAGTATTGCTACGAGCAGGATCTGATCGTAACACCATCCGGGGCGAGAACCGGCCTGAGCGGTGGAGCTCTTGCCAATTACGGCGGAGTATTGCTGAGCATGGAACGCATGGACAAGATTCTTCACATCGATGAGAAGAACCACCAGGTAATTACTGAGCCGGGAATTGTAACGGAAGAACTCCAGAATGCCGTAAAAGCAGTTGGATTGTTTTATCCGCCGGACCCCGCTTCCAAAGGTTCGTGCTTCATCGGTGGAAATATTGCGGAGAACTCGGGTGGTCCAAAAGCGGTGAAATATGGTGTAACGAAAGATTGGGTACTCAACCTGGAAGTTGTTTTACCGAACGGAGATATCCTGTGGACCGGAGCAAACGTCATTAAAAATGCCACCGGCTATAACCTCACTCAACTGATTGTGGGAAGCGAAGGAACTTTGGCTGTTGTGACAAAAATCGTATTGCGCCTCATTCCGCATCCAACGCACAATTTGTTGTTGCTGGTTCCTTTCAGAAGCGGGGTTGAAGCCTGTGAAGCCGTCGGAAAGATATTCATGGCAGGAATCATTCCCAGCGGATTGGAATACATGGACCGGGACGCCATTATTTTCACCACGCCTTATGTAGACGATGCCCCGAACCTGCTCAAAGACGATCACGACGCCCATTTGCTGATCGAGTTGGACGGTTTCAATCCGGATATCCTGATGCAGGAGTGCGAAAAGATTATGGAGTTGGTAGAGCAATTCGACATTGATGAGATCCTTTTTGCAGAAACTGAAGCCCAAAAAGAAAGCCTTTGGCGCTTACGAAGAAAGATCGGGGAATGTGTGAAAACTCATTCTGTTTATAAAGAAGAAGATACGGTTGTTCCGCGAAACGAATTGCCGAAATTGCTGAAGAAAGTAAAGGAACTGGAACAAAAATACGGCTTCAAATCTGTTTGTTACGGTCATGCCGGCGACGGGAACCTTCACGTGAACATTATCAAAGACAACCTGGATGATAATGCCTGGAACAACCAGCTTCCCGTTGCCATCCGCGAATTGTTTACAGAGGTTGTTCGTTTGGGAGGAACCATTTCCGGAGAACACGGAATCGGGCTGGTGCAAACACCCTACATGGATTTGGCATTCAGCGAAACCGGCCTCGATCTGATGCGTGCAATCAAACAGGTATTTGATCCTAAAAATTTGTTGAACCCCGGAAAAGTATTGCCTCCTAAAAGATGA